A genomic region of Noviherbaspirillum sp. L7-7A contains the following coding sequences:
- a CDS encoding hydrolase 1, exosortase A system-associated, whose translation MERGIGFHCEGCWLYGVLSLPANVPLSARGVVMVVGGPQYRVGSHRQFTLLARELASQGVPVLRFDYRGMGDSEGDPRDFSDVEADLCAAIDTFFTEVPGTREVVLWGLCDAASAAMFYAHRDQRVTGMVLLNPWARTEEGAARAYLRHYYLSRLFDRGLWTKIAAGRFDLAAALRSFRGLLGKAARGTSAPAPATSQPGEAAQAVSPGLPEKMLDGYSRFRGHTLFITSGADLTAREFEALASGRGWRRVMRGKRVARERLRDADHTFSRMEWRDQVARWTADWLRRW comes from the coding sequence GTGGAGCGCGGCATCGGTTTTCATTGCGAAGGTTGCTGGCTGTACGGCGTGCTGTCGCTGCCGGCAAACGTGCCGCTGTCGGCACGGGGCGTGGTGATGGTCGTCGGCGGTCCGCAATACCGGGTCGGCAGCCATCGCCAGTTCACCCTGCTGGCCCGCGAACTGGCGTCGCAGGGCGTGCCGGTGCTGCGATTCGACTATCGCGGCATGGGAGACAGCGAAGGCGATCCCCGTGATTTTTCCGACGTGGAGGCGGACCTGTGCGCCGCCATCGACACGTTCTTCACCGAAGTGCCCGGTACAAGGGAAGTGGTGCTTTGGGGCTTGTGCGACGCCGCATCGGCAGCCATGTTCTATGCGCACCGGGACCAGCGGGTGACCGGCATGGTCCTGCTCAATCCCTGGGCCCGCACCGAGGAAGGCGCGGCGCGTGCCTACCTGCGGCACTATTACCTTTCCAGGCTGTTCGACCGGGGACTGTGGACGAAGATTGCGGCCGGCCGCTTCGACCTGGCTGCGGCCTTGCGTTCGTTCCGCGGGCTGCTTGGCAAGGCGGCGCGTGGCACCTCGGCACCGGCACCGGCAACCAGCCAGCCAGGGGAGGCCGCGCAAGCCGTCAGTCCCGGCCTGCCGGAAAAGATGCTGGACGGGTATTCGCGATTTCGCGGCCATACGCTGTTCATTACCAGCGGCGCCGATCTCACCGCCCGTGAATTCGAGGCGCTTGCCTCCGGCCGCGGATGGCGCCGGGTGATGCGTGGCAAGCGCGTAGCCCGCGAACGACTGCGGGATGCCGACCATACTTTTTCCCGCATGGAATGGCGCGACCAGGTGGCGCGCTGGACAGCCGACTGGCTGCGGCGCTGGTAA